A part of Ziziphus jujuba cultivar Dongzao chromosome 8, ASM3175591v1 genomic DNA contains:
- the LOC107404064 gene encoding uncharacterized protein LOC107404064 produces the protein MLSKKEIVHPSHSHPLSVGTDKRFINLEHCNVCRGYMKDFKDYYYCPKEECKYYLHIKCFKFKETTQEYHPLHPHHPLTLSFTNPNNNGEIKYECSFCRETKSGYFYHCGHHQCDFRIDLICSTDFEWMSSALLRRFEFQHFFHDHKLSPLKSEYIRSCNGCGLRTFDVPILGCQRCHFYLHPLCSQVPKEMVHPFHPQHTLTLLQKPPADELRCIACRKRIKDAFVLHCTQCPFNLDIGCAFLKPSVKHDRHKHLLAHFEKIDLDDVLCIACNKVVMLICFVASPAILISTPDHACLCQVPSITMTISIPLLLSVLIEKMIQTSITVTFAKK, from the coding sequence ATGCTGAGTAAGAAGGAGATAGTTCATCCGAGCCACAGCCATCCCTTGTCTGTTGGTACCGATAAGCGATTTATCAACCTTGAACATTGCAATGTTTGCCGTGGATACATGAAAGACTTCAAAGATTATTACTACTGTCCAAAAGAGGAATGTAAGTACTACCTACATATCAAATGCTTTAAATTCAAAGAAACTACCCAAGAATATCACCCACTTCACCCACACCACCCTTTAACTCTGTCCTTCACAAATCCTAATAATAATGGTGAAATCAAGTATGAATGTAGTTTCTGTAGGGAAACCAAATCCGGTTATTTCTACCATTGTGGCCACCATCAATGTGATTTCCGCATCGATCTTATTTGCTCTACTGATTTTGAATGGATGAGCTCTGCATTACTTAGGAGATTTGAGTTTCAACATTTCTTTCATGATCATAAACTCTCTCCTCTTAAGTCAGAATATATACGATCTTGTAATGGATGTGGGTTGAGAACTTTCGATGTTCCCATTTTGGGTTGTCAAAGATGCCATTTCTATCTCCATCCACTGTGTTCCCAAGTCCCAAAAGAGATGGTTCATCCTTTCCATCCACAGCACACTCTAACCCTTTTGCAGAAACCGCCTGCTGATGAGTTGCGTTGCATAGCATGTCGTAAGAGGATCAAAGATGCATTTGTCCTCCATTGTACTCAGTGTCCCTTCAACCTTGACATTGGTTGTGCTTTCTTAAAGCCTAGTGTCAAACATGACCGCCATAAGCACCTTCTTGCACATTTTGAGAAAATAGACCTGGATGATGTTCTATGCATTGCCTGCAATAAGGTTGTGATGCTGATTTGTTTCGTTGCTTCGCCTGCGATTTTAATATCCACTCCGGATCATGCATGTCTTTGCCAAGTACCGTCGATTACTATGACCATATCCATCCCCTTACTCTTATCAGTTCTTATAGAGAAGATGATTCAAACCAGTATTACTGTCACGTTTGCGAAGAAATAA
- the LOC107413051 gene encoding uncharacterized protein LOC107413051 yields MLKRIVLVLLIGLLAWAYQNTRPAPPKICGSPGGPPITAPRVKLRDGRHLAYKEHGVPREVAKYKIIYVHGFGSCRHNELIVSNTSPEVVQELGVYVVSIDRPGYGESDPDPNRTVKSMALDIEELADQLGLGSRFYVIGFSMGGQAVWGCLKYIPNRLAGATLIAPVVNYWWPSLPANLSTEASYKQPVGDQWILRVAHHFPWLTYWWNTQKYFPASGVIAENPEIFSPQDLQIFVKISGPQREKYKPQVKQQGEFESLHRDMMVGFGKWDFDPMDIENPFSNHEGSVHIWQGDDDRLVPVTLQRYIVNKLPWIHYHEIPGGGHMFPYLDGMSEAILKALVFGEK; encoded by the exons ATGTTGAAGAGAATTGTGTTAGTCTTGCTTATTGGGTTGCTGGCATGGGCATATCAGAACACCCGCCCTGCACCTCCTAAAATCTGTGGGTCGCCCGGCGGTCCACCCATCACAGCTCCTAGAGTAAAGCTGAGGGATGGAAGGCATTTGGCCTACAAGGAGCATGGTGTGCCAAGAGAAGTTGCCAAATATAAGATTATCTATGTTCATGGCTTCGGTTCTTGCAGACATAATGAGCTGATAGTATCAAACACATCTCCG GAAGTTGTCCAAGAGCTAGGTGTTTATGTTGTGTCTATCGACAGACCTGGCTATGGAGAAAGTGATCCCGATCCTAACCGAACAGTGAAGAGTATGGCTTTAGATATAGAAGAGCTTGCTGATCAGTTGGGACTTGGATCCAGATTTTATGTGATTGGATTTTCTATGGGTGGCCAAGCGGTCTGGGGTTGCCTCAAATATATTCCTAATAG GCTAGCAGGAGCAACACTAATTGCTCCTGTTGTGAACTACTGGTGGCCAAGTCTTCCTGCAAATTTGTCCACAGAGGCCTCCTACAAACAACCAGTAGGGGATCAATGGATACTCAGGGTTGCTCACCATTTTCCATGGCTAACATATTGGTGGAACACTCAGAAATATTTTCCAGCTTCCGGTGTAATAGCTGAAAACCCTGAAATTTTCTCACCTCAAGATTTACAAATTTTTGTGAAGATTTCTGGTCCTCAGAGAGAGAAATACAAG CCTCAGGTGAAGCAGCAAGGAGAATTTGAATCCCTCCATCGAGATATGATGGTTGGATTTGGTAAATGGGATTTCGATCCCATGGATATCGAGAACCCTTTCAGTAACCACGAAGGGTCTGTGCATATATGGCAGGGCGATGATGATAGGCTTGTGCCAGTTACGCTGCAAAGGTATATTGTCAACAAACTTCCATGGATTCATTACCATGAGATACCAGGGGGCGGACACATGTTTCCATATCTCGATGGCATGAGTGAAGCCATCTTAAAGGCTCTTGTATTTGGTGAGAAGTAG